Proteins from a genomic interval of Geodermatophilus obscurus DSM 43160:
- the rpmH gene encoding 50S ribosomal protein L34, producing MSKRTFQPNNRRRSKTHGFRLRMRTRAGRAIVAGRRRKGREKLSA from the coding sequence GTGAGCAAGCGCACGTTCCAGCCGAACAACCGTCGCCGGTCCAAGACCCACGGCTTCCGGCTGCGGATGCGCACCCGCGCGGGCCGGGCGATCGTCGCCGGCCGTCGGCGCAAGGGTCGCGAGAAGCTCTCCGCCTGA